CGCGAGACCGGCAATATCGGTCGCGGGAAGCGGTTGTTCGGCGTAGGCGAGATGGTCGCCCACCGCGTCCAGAAACTGCTGGGCCTGCTCGCGGGTCCACGCCGCGTTGGCGTCCGCGCGGAGTTCCACCTCGGGGAGCGCGTCGGCAACGGTCTCGATTCGCTCGATGTCGGCCGTCAGCGGGCGCGCGCCGACCTTGACCTTCAGGCAGTCGAAGCCAGCGTTCGCGGCGCGCTCGGCCTCGGCGACCGTCTCCTCGGTGGGCGCGTCGCCGACCGTCGCGTTGACCGGGACGCTCTTAGCAGGGTTCTCCGCGCCAAGATATCGGTAGAGCGGCACGCCCTCGTCCGAGGCGCGCAGGTCCGCGAGCGCGAGGTCGAGCGCGTGGCGCGCGGCCGGAGTCGAGTCGAGGTCCGCGAGCAGGTCGGCGGGGGTCGCTCCGGAGTCTATCGACGCGACGGCATCGGCGAGGACCGACTCGCACTCGTCGTAGTGTTCGGTCCACCCCGGAAGCGGCGTGGCTTCGCCGACGCCAACCGCGCCGTCGTCGGCTTCCAGTCTGAAGAGCAGTCCGTCCCGGTGTTCGATGGTGCCGCGCGCGGTGTCGAGGGGGTCGGCCAGCGGGAGCGAGAAGGGGCGGACGGCGGCCCTCATACTATCAGGCCCAGCGCGAACAGGACCGAGTGGGCGGCCAGCAGTTTCCCGGTCCGCTCCAGCGCGGGGTTAAGCGCCTCACCGGAGCTTTCGGTGAGCATCGTCCGCGCGATGGAGGCGGCGTAGGGAATCGTCGCCAGCGGCAGGACGACTGCCGGAGAGTAGTCTCGCGCGAGCCAGAACCAGACCGGCACGACGTACGAGAGCGCCAGCAGGCCGACGAACTCGGCCCGA
This genomic stretch from Halorussus pelagicus harbors:
- the menC gene encoding o-succinylbenzoate synthase; this translates as MRAAVRPFSLPLADPLDTARGTIEHRDGLLFRLEADDGAVGVGEATPLPGWTEHYDECESVLADAVASIDSGATPADLLADLDSTPAARHALDLALADLRASDEGVPLYRYLGAENPAKSVPVNATVGDAPTEETVAEAERAANAGFDCLKVKVGARPLTADIERIETVADALPEVELRADANAAWTREQAQQFLDAVGDHLAYAEQPLPATDIAGLASLSGPIALDETLAEVAFEDALDANPDAVVLKPMALGGPRAASALAARARGEGIEPVVTTTIDGAVARTAAVHVAAAIKHVPACGLATRKLLDSDLGPDIAPVADGRAVVPQGEGNGTADTWGHHD